One segment of Streptomyces sp. XD-27 DNA contains the following:
- a CDS encoding GNAT family N-acetyltransferase: MFSLSLRDGARLGPLEVWHAEEFAAHLDRAREHIRPWVGAGFVTHDVDGAQATLKRYAERQVGDGGRLYGIWRDGVLVGGVMFTDFHAALGSCEIGCWLEPSAEGHGLVTQACGALLDWAFTSRGLHRAEWHCRADNDRSSAVAKRLGMTLEGVRREAWPYEGMRYDKQLWAVLAPEWRALGTAAPRSGTDQVCAMSTNRE, translated from the coding sequence ATGTTCTCGCTGTCGCTGCGCGACGGTGCTCGCCTCGGCCCGCTGGAGGTCTGGCACGCCGAGGAGTTCGCGGCTCATCTGGATCGAGCTCGCGAGCACATTCGGCCGTGGGTCGGGGCCGGGTTCGTCACCCACGATGTGGACGGGGCGCAGGCCACGCTCAAGCGGTATGCCGAACGCCAGGTCGGCGACGGCGGCCGCCTGTATGGCATCTGGCGGGATGGAGTGTTGGTCGGCGGCGTGATGTTCACCGATTTCCATGCCGCTCTCGGCTCGTGCGAGATCGGGTGCTGGCTGGAACCGTCCGCCGAGGGCCACGGTCTGGTGACGCAGGCGTGTGGCGCATTGCTGGACTGGGCGTTCACATCCCGGGGTCTGCATCGGGCCGAGTGGCATTGCCGGGCCGACAACGACCGCAGCTCCGCGGTGGCCAAGCGGCTCGGCATGACGCTGGAGGGTGTGCGGCGCGAGGCATGGCCGTACGAGGGCATGCGCTACGACAAGCAGCTCTGGGCGGTCCTTGCTCCAGAGTGGCGAGCCCTGGGGACAGCCGCACCCCGTAGCGGCACCGATCAGGTCTGCGCCATGTCCACGAACCGCGAATAG
- a CDS encoding TetR/AcrR family transcriptional regulator, translating to MPRTKGDHEARRRDVSEAVWQVMATRGFAGLTLRAVAAELGATTGLLTHYFPTKRALVAYALDLLEQRTIARPRRPAGKGLIALRHALMDILPLTPEAADSNRIWVSSWDAALSDGELSADYARKYAESRDKLRDRVAAAQELGELLPGNPAHIAAGAQSFTLGLVVQALFDPAAFAPQRQVELLDDYLATLTAPRSSNNDHSARS from the coding sequence ATGCCACGCACCAAGGGGGATCACGAGGCCCGCCGACGCGACGTCTCCGAAGCGGTCTGGCAGGTCATGGCCACACGCGGCTTCGCCGGCCTTACTCTGCGCGCCGTCGCTGCCGAGCTCGGCGCGACCACCGGCCTGCTCACGCACTACTTCCCCACCAAACGCGCCCTCGTCGCGTACGCCCTCGACCTGCTCGAACAGCGGACCATCGCCCGCCCGCGCCGGCCCGCGGGCAAAGGGCTGATCGCCCTGAGGCACGCGCTGATGGACATCCTGCCGCTGACCCCCGAGGCCGCCGACAGCAACCGAATCTGGGTCTCCTCCTGGGATGCCGCGCTCTCCGACGGCGAACTGAGTGCCGACTACGCCCGCAAGTACGCCGAAAGCCGTGACAAGCTGCGCGACCGGGTGGCCGCAGCCCAGGAACTCGGCGAACTCCTCCCCGGCAATCCCGCGCACATCGCAGCCGGCGCCCAGTCCTTCACCCTCGGCCTGGTGGTCCAGGCCCTGTTCGACCCGGCAGCGTTCGCGCCGCAGCGGCAGGTCGAGCTCCTGGACGACTACCTGGCCACCCTGACCGCCCCACGCTCATCCAACAACGACCACTCGGCCCGATCCTGA
- a CDS encoding carboxymuconolactone decarboxylase family protein, translating to MQSRMENPAVIIPEAMKVLLNLSKVTRKGGVAETTLQLIQLRVSQINGCSVCVDGDARSAGKAGVSDEQRFALSAWRDTPYFSDAERAVLALAEAATRLADKPDPVPDALWDEAAKHYSKEELSAIVLTIGMTNMFNRINVTTRQIAGVQPWE from the coding sequence ATGCAGTCGCGTATGGAGAACCCGGCCGTGATCATTCCTGAGGCCATGAAGGTTCTGCTGAACCTGTCGAAGGTCACCAGGAAGGGCGGCGTCGCGGAGACGACGCTCCAGTTGATCCAGCTGCGCGTGAGCCAGATCAACGGATGCAGCGTCTGCGTGGACGGGGACGCGCGCAGCGCCGGGAAGGCGGGGGTGAGCGACGAGCAGCGGTTCGCGCTGTCGGCCTGGCGGGACACGCCGTACTTCTCCGACGCCGAACGCGCCGTGCTCGCGCTCGCCGAGGCCGCCACCCGGCTCGCCGACAAGCCGGACCCGGTGCCGGACGCGCTGTGGGACGAGGCCGCCAAGCACTACAGCAAGGAGGAGCTGTCGGCCATCGTCCTCACCATCGGCATGACCAACATGTTCAACCGCATCAACGTCACCACCCGGCAGATCGCGGGCGTGCAGCCCTGGGAGTGA